The Hyphomicrobiales bacterium genome has a window encoding:
- a CDS encoding Insertion element ISR1 uncharacterized 10 kDa protein A3 has translation MKDSKFSDAQKAFILKQGADGIPVAEICRRAGISQATYFNWKKKYEGLLPAEMRRLKQLEDENAKLRKLVADLALDREMLQDVIRRNVWSAPSLQGDLGGC, from the coding sequence ATGAAGGATTCGAAGTTCTCGGACGCCCAGAAGGCGTTCATCCTGAAGCAGGGCGCCGACGGGATTCCAGTAGCGGAGATCTGCCGGCGGGCTGGAATCAGCCAGGCGACCTATTTCAACTGGAAGAAGAAGTACGAGGGGCTTCTGCCGGCCGAGATGCGCCGGCTGAAGCAGCTCGAAGACGAGAACGCGAAGCTGCGCAAGCTGGTCGCCGATCTCGCGCTGGACCGCGAGATGCTGCAGGACGTCATTCGCCGAAATGTATGGTCCGCTCCGTCATTGCAAGGCGATTTGGGGGGCTGCTGA
- a CDS encoding transposase — protein sequence MSPHQSCDAAVYGVDLGKNIFHVVGVDQSGQLLRRMKFRRETLLAFFDRAAPALVGMEACHGAQWLARKLQGLGHRVRIMPAQFVKPYLKSNKSDTLDAEAIAEAVTRPSMRFVEAKAIEQIDVQSLHRVRDQMVMQRTRLITQMRGFCLEYGVAIRQGAGVFKLDLPRVVADEENDLSPAMRRLLAGLFEDLARLEGRIAEITREIEALVQRDDVARRLMTVPGIGPLGASALLAAVGRGVQFRKARDLAAWLGLVPREHSTGGKQTLLGISKRGNGYVRRLLIHGARSCLMHLDRTRHALGAWLDALEQRMHINKVTVALANKIARIAWVIIQKPGALYERRDPAFMS from the coding sequence ATGAGCCCGCACCAGTCTTGTGATGCCGCCGTCTACGGTGTCGATCTCGGCAAGAACATCTTCCACGTCGTCGGCGTGGATCAGAGCGGCCAGCTCCTACGGCGGATGAAGTTCCGGCGCGAGACCTTGCTGGCGTTCTTCGATCGGGCAGCGCCAGCCCTCGTCGGCATGGAAGCCTGCCACGGCGCGCAGTGGCTCGCGCGCAAGCTCCAAGGTCTCGGCCATCGCGTGCGCATCATGCCAGCGCAGTTCGTGAAGCCATATCTGAAGTCGAACAAGTCGGACACGCTGGATGCCGAAGCGATCGCGGAGGCGGTGACACGCCCGTCCATGCGGTTTGTCGAGGCCAAGGCAATCGAGCAGATCGACGTCCAGTCTTTGCATCGCGTCCGGGACCAGATGGTGATGCAGCGCACGCGGCTGATCACCCAGATGCGCGGCTTCTGTCTCGAATATGGTGTCGCCATCAGGCAAGGCGCCGGTGTCTTCAAGCTGGATCTGCCGCGTGTCGTGGCCGATGAGGAGAACGACCTATCGCCGGCGATGCGCCGATTGCTGGCAGGCTTGTTCGAAGACCTGGCGCGCCTCGAAGGTCGGATTGCCGAGATCACGCGCGAGATTGAAGCGCTGGTCCAGCGGGATGACGTCGCCCGGCGGCTGATGACGGTTCCTGGCATCGGCCCCCTCGGCGCCAGCGCGCTCCTCGCGGCCGTCGGTCGCGGCGTCCAGTTCAGGAAGGCGCGCGACCTCGCAGCCTGGCTCGGGCTCGTGCCACGGGAACACTCCACCGGCGGCAAGCAGACCTTGCTCGGGATCAGCAAGCGCGGCAACGGCTATGTCCGACGCCTGCTGATCCACGGCGCACGGTCCTGTCTGATGCATCTGGATCGGACGCGCCACGCCCTGGGAGCCTGGCTCGACGCGCTGGAACAGCGCATGCACATCAACAAGGTGACTGTCGCCTTGGCCAACAAGATCGCTCGCATCGCGTGGGTGATCATCCAGAAACCGGGTGCGCTCTACGAACGACGCGATCCTGCGTTCATGTCGTAG
- a CDS encoding ABC transporter permease: MASSTHQTSRGLPWLLSLPALALFLALLAIPLVLTAILSFNAFDGMRGIQQTYGLGNYLEILLDGYYREIFLRTGGMALAVTLICIVLGVPETLILAKMKPVWRGTFFVVILGPLLISVVVRTLGWSVLLGSQGVVNTVLRGLGLVDEPIRLLFSMTGVIIVLTHVFLPFMVIAVWSAMQRLDGQIEHAARSLGAGPFTTFRRIMLPQLMPGILSGAIIVFALAASAYATPAIIGGRRVKVVATTLYDEFFNSLNWPLGAAIAVLLLLANILIIVGCNRLVERRFKQVFA; the protein is encoded by the coding sequence ATGGCTAGCTCGACCCACCAGACCAGCCGCGGCCTGCCCTGGCTGCTCTCGCTGCCGGCTCTCGCGCTCTTTCTCGCCTTGCTGGCCATTCCGCTGGTTCTGACTGCGATCCTGTCGTTCAACGCCTTCGACGGCATGCGCGGCATCCAGCAGACCTATGGTCTCGGCAACTATCTCGAAATCCTGCTCGACGGCTACTACCGGGAAATCTTCCTGCGGACGGGCGGGATGGCGCTCGCCGTCACGCTGATCTGCATCGTCCTCGGCGTGCCCGAGACCCTGATTCTCGCCAAGATGAAGCCGGTCTGGCGCGGCACCTTCTTCGTCGTGATCCTCGGACCGCTGCTGATCTCCGTCGTCGTGCGCACGCTGGGCTGGTCGGTGCTGCTCGGCAGCCAGGGCGTGGTGAACACGGTGCTTCGCGGGCTCGGTCTGGTGGACGAGCCGATCCGGCTTCTGTTCTCGATGACGGGCGTCATCATCGTCCTGACCCATGTTTTCCTGCCCTTCATGGTCATCGCCGTGTGGAGCGCCATGCAGCGCCTCGACGGGCAGATCGAGCACGCGGCCCGCTCGCTCGGAGCGGGGCCTTTCACCACCTTCCGCCGCATCATGCTGCCGCAGCTGATGCCCGGCATCCTGTCCGGAGCTATCATCGTTTTCGCCCTGGCGGCATCGGCCTATGCCACCCCGGCGATCATCGGCGGGCGCAGGGTCAAGGTCGTCGCCACCACGCTCTACGACGAATTCTTCAACTCGCTGAACTGGCCGCTCGGAGCCGCGATCGCGGTGCTCCTGCTGCTTGCCAACATCCTGATCATCGTCGGCTGCAACCGGCTCGTCGAGCGGCGTTTCAAGCAGGTGTTCGCATGA
- a CDS encoding ABC transporter permease has translation MSGRDIAKNGPLALVFHALLTVFILAPLVVVMLVSLSDKEYLSMPFDGMSLRWYWEILAAPELISAFWLSIWLGLASATLATIVAVPAALAIARHRFFGRDGLMAFLMSPLMIPHVVLGVAFLRFFSIMEWTGSFVALVLVHAITVVPYSLRLTLAAVIGLERDAETAARSLGATRAVAFRRILLPLILPGVAAGWVLAFIQSFDEVTMTIFVATPGTTTLPVALYNRISQLTDPVTTSVSTILILGTMAFMFILDRMVGLDRVLIGKK, from the coding sequence ATGAGCGGCCGGGATATCGCGAAGAACGGACCGCTGGCGCTGGTCTTCCATGCGCTGCTCACCGTGTTCATCCTGGCGCCGCTGGTCGTGGTGATGCTGGTCTCGCTTTCCGACAAGGAATACCTGTCGATGCCCTTCGACGGCATGTCGCTGCGCTGGTACTGGGAAATCCTGGCGGCACCGGAACTCATCAGCGCGTTCTGGCTGTCGATCTGGCTCGGTCTGGCCTCGGCCACATTGGCGACGATCGTCGCCGTTCCCGCGGCGCTCGCGATCGCCCGTCATCGATTTTTCGGGCGTGACGGGTTGATGGCGTTCCTGATGTCGCCGCTGATGATCCCCCATGTCGTGCTCGGCGTCGCCTTCCTGCGCTTCTTCTCGATCATGGAGTGGACCGGCTCCTTCGTGGCCCTGGTGCTCGTCCACGCGATCACCGTCGTGCCGTACTCGCTGCGGCTGACGCTCGCCGCCGTGATCGGGCTCGAGCGTGACGCGGAGACGGCCGCCCGCTCGCTCGGAGCCACGCGAGCGGTCGCCTTCCGCCGCATCCTGCTGCCGCTCATCCTCCCGGGCGTCGCGGCGGGATGGGTGCTCGCCTTCATCCAGAGCTTCGACGAGGTCACGATGACGATCTTCGTCGCGACACCCGGAACCACGACACTGCCCGTCGCGCTCTATAACCGCATATCCCAGCTCACGGACCCGGTGACGACGTCGGTCTCCACCATCCTGATCCTGGGAACGATGGCCTTCATGTTCATCCTCGACCGCATGGTCGGCCTGGACAGGGTTCTCATCGGAAAGAAATAG
- a CDS encoding Integrase, with translation MRYPASEKAEIIRLVEASHLPARHTLATLGIPRATFYRWYDRYRAGGIEALADHRSRPDRVWNRIPETIRAEIVELALRETELSPRELAVRFTDQKSYFVSEASVYRLLKAHHLITSPAYVVIKAASEFKDKTTAPNQLWQTDFTYLKITGWGWYYLSTVLDDFSRFIVAWKLCATMRADDVTATLDLALAAAGLDQITVAHRPRLLSDNGSSYISADLAAWLDGKGMKHVRGAPYHPQTQGKIERWHQTLKNRILLENYYLPEDLERQVAAFVEHYNHARYHESLGNLTPADVYLGRGQAILTERERIKRKTISQRRLQHQLQAA, from the coding sequence GATATCCTGCGTCCGAGAAGGCCGAGATCATCCGCCTGGTCGAAGCGTCACATCTGCCGGCGCGGCACACGCTGGCGACGCTCGGCATCCCGCGCGCCACGTTCTATCGTTGGTATGACCGCTATCGCGCCGGCGGAATCGAGGCGCTCGCCGATCACCGCTCGCGACCCGATCGCGTCTGGAACCGGATCCCCGAGACGATCCGGGCCGAGATCGTCGAGCTGGCGCTGCGCGAAACCGAACTCAGCCCGCGCGAGCTGGCGGTGCGCTTCACCGACCAGAAGAGCTACTTCGTCTCGGAAGCGTCGGTGTATCGGCTGCTGAAGGCGCATCACCTGATCACCAGCCCAGCCTACGTCGTCATCAAGGCGGCGTCCGAGTTCAAGGACAAGACCACGGCGCCGAACCAGCTCTGGCAGACCGACTTTACCTACCTCAAAATCACCGGCTGGGGCTGGTACTATCTCTCGACCGTGCTCGATGACTTCTCACGCTTTATCGTCGCCTGGAAGCTCTGCGCCACCATGCGAGCGGACGACGTCACCGCCACGCTCGATCTGGCACTGGCGGCAGCGGGGCTCGACCAGATCACGGTCGCGCACCGGCCAAGGCTGTTGAGCGACAACGGCTCGTCCTACATCTCGGCCGACCTCGCCGCCTGGCTCGACGGCAAGGGCATGAAACACGTTCGTGGCGCGCCTTATCATCCCCAGACGCAAGGCAAGATCGAGCGCTGGCACCAGACCTTGAAGAACCGCATCCTGCTCGAGAATTACTACCTGCCGGAGGATCTTGAACGGCAGGTTGCCGCCTTCGTCGAGCACTACAACCATGCCCGCTACCATGAGAGCCTTGGCAACCTGACGCCCGCCGATGTCTACCTCGGCCGCGGGCAGGCCATCCTCACCGAACGCGAAAGGATCAAGCGCAAAACCATCAGCCAAAGACGCTTGCAACACCAGTTGCAGGCCGCATAA
- the ooxB gene encoding Opine oxidase subunit B yields MSSQTMTVVGGGLVGAAIAYGALRAGMHVRVLDQGDTAFRASRGNFGLVWVSSKGGKMPRYASWSRDALKLWPNLQKELVDLTDVDAGLEQPGGFWLGFNDADVRARADLLERIDREVGGIPFKIMDPSELRQYLPGIGPAVVGGSFCPLDGHANPLMLLRGLHAALRHRGADVITGVDIAEIRHDPANGSFEAVSQDRQSWKSDRIVLAAGLGNAGLASQVGLHAPVASTRGQVLITERLKPFLDYPTNKCRQTREGSVQIGSTSEDVGLDDGTTTDKIEVLARRAVETFPALARARLVRAWGALRPLTPDGYPIYQESASCPGAFLATSHSGVTLAAAHCYVVGPWMAGLSQVPAGFEVFTGDRFLDAGASFSHDH; encoded by the coding sequence ATGAGCAGCCAGACGATGACGGTGGTAGGGGGCGGGCTTGTCGGGGCCGCCATTGCCTACGGAGCGCTGCGGGCCGGAATGCACGTCCGCGTTCTCGACCAGGGAGATACCGCGTTTCGCGCCTCGCGCGGTAATTTCGGCCTGGTCTGGGTCTCGAGCAAGGGCGGCAAGATGCCCCGCTACGCGAGCTGGAGCCGCGATGCGCTGAAGCTCTGGCCGAACCTGCAGAAGGAACTGGTCGATCTGACCGATGTCGACGCCGGCCTCGAACAGCCGGGAGGCTTCTGGCTTGGCTTCAACGATGCCGATGTCAGGGCGCGCGCCGATCTTCTGGAACGGATCGATCGCGAGGTCGGCGGCATCCCCTTCAAAATCATGGACCCCTCCGAGCTCCGGCAATATCTCCCCGGGATCGGGCCGGCCGTGGTGGGCGGGAGTTTCTGCCCGCTCGACGGCCATGCCAACCCCCTGATGCTGCTGCGCGGCCTGCATGCCGCGCTTCGCCATCGCGGGGCGGATGTGATCACCGGCGTCGACATTGCCGAGATCAGGCACGATCCCGCCAACGGGTCGTTCGAGGCGGTCTCGCAGGATCGCCAGAGCTGGAAGAGCGACCGGATCGTGCTGGCGGCCGGGCTCGGCAATGCCGGATTGGCCTCGCAGGTCGGCCTGCACGCGCCCGTCGCATCCACCCGCGGCCAGGTTCTCATCACTGAGCGGCTGAAGCCGTTCCTCGACTACCCCACAAACAAGTGCCGGCAGACGCGGGAGGGCAGCGTCCAGATCGGTTCGACCTCCGAGGATGTCGGCCTCGACGACGGCACGACGACGGACAAGATCGAGGTGCTGGCCCGCCGCGCGGTCGAAACCTTCCCGGCTCTGGCGCGCGCGCGCCTTGTCCGGGCCTGGGGTGCCCTGAGGCCGCTGACCCCGGACGGTTACCCGATCTACCAGGAATCGGCGTCCTGCCCGGGAGCCTTCCTCGCCACCAGCCATAGCGGCGTCACGCTCGCGGCGGCCCATTGCTATGTCGTCGGCCCCTGGATGGCCGGTCTCTCGCAGGTGCCGGCCGGGTTTGAGGTATTTACCGGCGATCGCTTCCTGGATGCCGGCGCGAGCTTCTCCCATGACCATTGA
- a CDS encoding RutC family protein HD_0322, translating to MNDIVRIETDPRRSRVVVYNGVVYVGGMTADDRSQDIKGQTRQTLEKIEQFLARAGTDKSRVLTAQIWIKDLARDFEGMNEIWNAWTAPNAAPTRATAQCEMGAPDVLVEIIVTAAAGR from the coding sequence ATGAACGACATCGTCCGCATCGAAACCGATCCGCGCCGCAGCCGCGTCGTCGTCTACAACGGCGTTGTCTATGTCGGCGGCATGACCGCCGACGATCGCAGCCAGGACATCAAGGGGCAGACCCGGCAGACGCTCGAAAAGATCGAGCAGTTCCTCGCCAGGGCGGGCACCGACAAGAGCCGCGTCCTGACCGCGCAGATCTGGATCAAGGACCTCGCGCGCGATTTCGAAGGCATGAACGAGATCTGGAATGCCTGGACCGCACCGAACGCCGCGCCGACCCGCGCAACGGCCCAATGCGAGATGGGCGCGCCGGACGTCCTCGTCGAGATCATCGTGACGGCCGCGGCCGGCCGGTAA
- a CDS encoding Gluconate dehydratase: MKIAKLRTYVLADANKHYLYAAIQTDRGIVGFGEATLDHRWPSVVAGIEEGFRAIAGQDPTAVAKHWALLKDKVYWGEGASSMAALAAIDQALWDITGKAYGLPVHKLLGGAVRDRVGVYLNQWWAGYRSTQDLIRKAQDAVSRGATALKWYPFGTADQLQYRVRQHDVPKAVAEVRAVRDAVGPSIGLMVDLWRRLDWASAAQFCSSVADCDLVFVEEPTEFQSADALARLSSATRTRIAFGERLHSRRQFAEIIERQAVGLVQPSIIRVGGLTEAVKIANAAETYNIGVVPHNPHGPVAIAASVTLAALVTNFVILESYENDNPPSRSRFVRQGPMIEGDSYSLSEAPGLGVEIDEEALAQLAVAKRTVT; the protein is encoded by the coding sequence ATGAAGATCGCCAAATTACGAACCTATGTGCTCGCGGATGCCAACAAGCATTACCTCTACGCGGCCATCCAGACCGACCGGGGCATCGTCGGTTTCGGCGAGGCGACGCTCGACCATCGCTGGCCGTCTGTCGTCGCCGGTATCGAGGAAGGCTTTCGCGCCATAGCGGGGCAAGACCCGACCGCGGTCGCGAAGCATTGGGCACTGCTCAAGGACAAGGTCTATTGGGGCGAGGGCGCCAGCAGCATGGCCGCTCTCGCCGCGATCGACCAGGCGCTGTGGGACATCACCGGCAAGGCTTACGGCCTGCCGGTGCACAAGCTCCTCGGCGGCGCCGTGCGGGATCGCGTCGGTGTCTACCTGAATCAGTGGTGGGCCGGATACCGATCGACGCAGGACCTGATCCGGAAGGCGCAGGACGCGGTTTCGCGCGGCGCCACCGCCCTGAAATGGTATCCGTTCGGGACCGCCGATCAGCTCCAGTATCGCGTTCGGCAGCACGACGTGCCGAAAGCGGTGGCGGAGGTGCGGGCGGTTCGCGACGCCGTCGGCCCGTCGATCGGATTGATGGTCGATCTCTGGCGCCGGCTCGACTGGGCCTCGGCTGCGCAGTTCTGCTCCAGCGTGGCTGATTGCGACCTCGTCTTCGTCGAGGAGCCGACCGAGTTCCAGAGCGCGGACGCGCTGGCACGGCTGTCATCGGCCACGCGGACCCGCATCGCCTTCGGGGAAAGGCTGCATTCCCGCCGGCAATTCGCGGAGATCATCGAGCGGCAGGCGGTCGGGCTGGTGCAACCCTCGATCATCCGCGTCGGAGGGCTGACCGAGGCCGTCAAGATCGCCAACGCGGCCGAGACCTACAATATCGGCGTCGTGCCGCATAATCCGCACGGACCCGTTGCGATCGCTGCATCGGTGACGCTGGCGGCGCTGGTGACCAATTTCGTGATCCTCGAATCCTACGAGAACGACAACCCACCCTCGCGCAGCCGCTTCGTCCGGCAAGGGCCCATGATCGAAGGAGACAGCTACAGCCTGTCCGAGGCTCCGGGGCTCGGCGTCGAGATCGATGAGGAGGCGCTGGCCCAATTGGCGGTCGCAAAAAGGACTGTGACCTGA
- the ooxA gene encoding Opine oxidase subunit A has translation MNAAAADLVVVGCGPAGMAAACEARALGLSVIVLDEQPALGGQIYRDIEAAPTDRIAVLGRDYEAGRSLAAEFRGSGAGHLHGAVVWNVAPNGAVDYVADGRSRQVVGKAVLLASGAMERPFPIRGWTLPGVLGAGAAQILLKGSGALPSVPVVLAGCGPLLYLLAWQYLRAGVTIAAIVDTTAGSGYLGAIRHGLGAVRGWRDLAKGLKLIATLRRHGVRFHSGASDLAIEGERQAEGLSFVHRGRRVTLPASLVLLHQGVVPNTQLSWSTGAAHRWDGEQLCWLPETDRWGRLGETLLYVAGDSRAIVGAQASATQGRLSALAIAERTGRAVDASRRAALLALLERQSHIRRFLNSLYRPADANRIPRDPAVIVCRCEEVTAGQIRGYVELGCRGPNQTKAFGRCGMGPCQGRLCGLMVTEIIAEARGASPDDVGYYRIRAPIKPVMLGDFVD, from the coding sequence ATGAACGCTGCTGCGGCGGATCTCGTCGTCGTCGGCTGCGGGCCGGCGGGCATGGCTGCGGCCTGCGAGGCGCGCGCTCTCGGTCTCTCCGTGATCGTTCTCGACGAGCAGCCGGCGCTCGGCGGGCAGATCTATCGCGACATCGAAGCAGCGCCCACCGATCGCATCGCGGTTCTCGGCAGGGATTACGAAGCCGGCCGCAGTCTCGCGGCCGAGTTCCGCGGCAGCGGTGCCGGGCATCTGCACGGAGCCGTCGTCTGGAACGTCGCGCCGAACGGTGCCGTGGATTACGTCGCGGACGGACGATCGCGACAGGTCGTCGGCAAGGCCGTGCTGCTCGCCAGCGGCGCCATGGAACGGCCGTTTCCGATCCGGGGCTGGACGCTTCCCGGCGTCCTGGGGGCAGGCGCCGCGCAGATCCTGCTGAAAGGTTCCGGCGCTCTGCCCAGCGTGCCGGTCGTCCTGGCTGGTTGCGGGCCGCTGCTCTACCTTCTCGCCTGGCAATATCTCCGTGCCGGCGTGACGATCGCGGCCATCGTCGATACGACGGCAGGGTCGGGCTATCTGGGTGCCATAAGGCACGGTCTCGGCGCCGTGCGCGGCTGGCGCGATCTAGCCAAGGGCCTGAAGCTGATCGCCACGCTGCGCCGGCACGGTGTCAGGTTCCATTCAGGTGCGAGCGATCTCGCGATTGAGGGCGAGCGGCAAGCCGAGGGCCTCTCTTTTGTCCATCGCGGACGGCGCGTGACGTTGCCTGCGTCCCTGGTCTTGCTGCATCAGGGCGTCGTGCCGAACACCCAGCTCTCGTGGTCGACGGGCGCGGCTCATCGCTGGGACGGCGAACAGCTATGCTGGTTGCCCGAGACGGACCGTTGGGGCCGGCTGGGCGAAACGCTGCTCTACGTTGCAGGAGACAGCCGGGCGATCGTTGGTGCGCAGGCATCGGCGACCCAGGGGAGGCTGTCGGCGCTCGCCATCGCCGAGCGTACCGGCCGCGCCGTCGACGCCAGCCGGCGCGCAGCGCTGCTGGCTCTACTCGAACGGCAAAGCCATATCCGGCGCTTCCTGAACAGCCTCTACCGGCCGGCCGATGCGAACCGCATCCCGCGTGACCCTGCGGTCATCGTCTGCCGGTGCGAAGAGGTCACGGCTGGGCAGATCCGCGGCTATGTCGAGCTCGGCTGCCGCGGCCCGAACCAGACGAAGGCGTTCGGCCGCTGCGGAATGGGTCCCTGTCAGGGGCGTCTGTGCGGATTGATGGTGACGGAGATCATCGCCGAGGCGCGCGGCGCCAGCCCTGACGACGTGGGCTACTACCGCATCAGGGCGCCGATCAAGCCGGTCATGCTCGGCGACTTCGTCGACTGA
- a CDS encoding transposase, whose translation MCGEWQVSIRRACGVLEFDTSSYHYKSCRPDQAPLAARIKAICETRVRYGYRRVDVLLRREGWHVNQKRIRRIYNELGLQLRNKTPKRRVKAKLREDRAPATRPNDVWAMDFVHDQLATGRKIRVLTVVDTFSRFSPAVDPRFSYRAEDVVATLERVCAKLGYPKTIRVDQGSEFVSRDLDLWAYAKGVTLDFSRPGKPTDNAFIEAFNGRFRSECLNTHWFLTLADAAEKMEAWVEYYNEDRPHGAIGNKPPILLQNPGGMPSSPP comes from the coding sequence ATGTGTGGCGAATGGCAGGTGTCGATCCGGCGGGCCTGTGGGGTCCTGGAGTTCGACACGTCGAGCTACCACTACAAATCGTGCCGGCCCGACCAGGCCCCCTTGGCAGCCCGGATCAAGGCGATCTGCGAGACCCGCGTTCGCTATGGCTATCGCCGTGTCGACGTGCTGCTGCGGCGTGAGGGCTGGCACGTTAATCAGAAGCGGATTCGAAGGATCTACAATGAGTTAGGCTTGCAACTCCGGAACAAGACACCCAAGCGCCGGGTCAAGGCGAAGCTGCGCGAGGATCGTGCGCCGGCGACGCGTCCGAACGATGTCTGGGCGATGGACTTTGTCCATGACCAACTCGCCACGGGTCGCAAGATCCGGGTGCTGACGGTGGTCGACACCTTCTCGCGCTTCTCGCCGGCCGTCGACCCGCGCTTCAGCTATCGGGCCGAGGACGTTGTCGCCACGCTGGAAAGGGTCTGCGCGAAGCTTGGCTATCCGAAGACGATCCGGGTCGACCAGGGCTCCGAGTTCGTCAGCCGCGATCTCGACCTCTGGGCCTATGCCAAGGGCGTCACCTTGGACTTCTCACGGCCAGGGAAACCGACCGACAATGCCTTCATCGAAGCGTTCAACGGGCGCTTCCGTAGCGAATGCCTGAACACCCACTGGTTCCTGACGCTTGCGGATGCCGCTGAAAAGATGGAGGCTTGGGTCGAATACTACAATGAGGATCGGCCGCACGGGGCCATCGGCAACAAGCCACCGATCCTACTGCAAAATCCCGGCGGCATGCCCAGCTCACCGCCGTGA
- a CDS encoding (2Fe-2S)-binding protein: protein MTIEPLFTVPKASAGASVTIVFEGTPLRVPAGITVAAALLVGGVREFRSSVVGGVPRAPYCMMGVCFECLVEIDGVPARQSCLIPVREGMVVARQLGAAHLDAFSPGEEP from the coding sequence ATGACCATTGAACCGCTCTTCACCGTGCCGAAAGCGTCGGCTGGCGCCTCGGTCACGATCGTCTTCGAGGGCACGCCCTTGCGGGTTCCGGCCGGCATCACGGTCGCCGCAGCGCTGCTCGTCGGCGGCGTCAGGGAATTCCGGTCGAGCGTCGTCGGCGGCGTTCCGCGCGCGCCTTACTGCATGATGGGCGTCTGCTTCGAATGTCTCGTGGAGATCGACGGGGTACCGGCGCGGCAAAGCTGCCTCATCCCCGTCCGCGAAGGGATGGTCGTCGCGCGCCAGCTCGGAGCGGCCCATCTCGACGCCTTCAGCCCCGGAGAAGAGCCATGA
- the potA gene encoding Spermidine/putrescine import ATP-binding protein PotA, translating to MSSLSLRALSKSYGPVQAVRGVDLDVNEGEFLSLLGPSGCGKTTTLQMVAGFVPPTTGSIVVDGQDLTSIAPEKRDMGVVFQSYALFPHMNVAQNIGFGLEMRRVERGELKRRVEEALAMVRLAGLEGRYPSELSGGQRQRVAIARALAIRPRVLLLDEPMSNLDAKLRGEMHVELRSLQRRLGITAILVTHDQVEAMTMSDRIAVMTNGGIAQLGTPQEVYDRPASQFASSFLGHTNVLSGRIESRIADEATVRVGPTSFRTRVAKDRVTPEIAVFVRPERLRLGSPDQATLQGRVSTRLFLGGSWIYEIETELGMLRITQQNTGTVQPEEGETIGVSWNAEDLRVIATERSDG from the coding sequence ATGAGCAGTTTGTCTCTGCGCGCTCTGTCGAAGAGCTATGGCCCGGTCCAGGCCGTTCGCGGCGTGGACCTGGATGTGAACGAAGGCGAATTCCTCTCGCTGCTCGGCCCATCGGGCTGCGGCAAGACGACGACCCTGCAGATGGTGGCGGGCTTCGTTCCGCCGACGACGGGGAGCATCGTCGTCGACGGGCAGGACCTGACCAGCATCGCGCCGGAGAAGCGCGACATGGGCGTCGTCTTCCAGAGCTATGCGCTCTTTCCGCATATGAACGTGGCCCAGAATATCGGCTTCGGCCTCGAGATGCGCCGGGTCGAACGCGGTGAGCTGAAGCGACGGGTCGAAGAGGCCTTGGCGATGGTCCGCCTTGCTGGTCTCGAGGGGCGTTATCCCAGCGAGCTGTCCGGTGGCCAGCGCCAGCGTGTCGCCATCGCCCGCGCCCTGGCAATCCGTCCGCGGGTTCTCCTGCTGGACGAGCCGATGTCGAATCTCGACGCCAAGCTTCGCGGCGAAATGCATGTCGAGCTCCGGTCCCTGCAGCGACGGCTCGGCATCACCGCGATCCTCGTCACGCACGATCAGGTCGAGGCGATGACGATGAGCGACCGGATCGCCGTCATGACGAATGGTGGGATCGCGCAGCTCGGCACGCCGCAAGAGGTCTACGACAGGCCGGCATCGCAATTCGCTTCGAGCTTCCTGGGGCACACGAACGTGCTGAGCGGACGGATTGAAAGCCGGATCGCCGACGAGGCGACCGTCCGGGTCGGACCGACCTCGTTCCGGACCAGGGTCGCGAAAGATCGGGTGACCCCCGAGATCGCCGTGTTCGTCCGCCCGGAGCGCCTCCGCCTCGGCTCGCCGGACCAGGCCACCCTCCAGGGGCGTGTCAGCACCCGCCTGTTCCTCGGCGGGTCGTGGATCTACGAAATCGAGACCGAACTCGGCATGCTTCGTATCACCCAGCAGAATACCGGGACGGTGCAGCCCGAGGAGGGTGAAACGATCGGAGTGAGCTGGAACGCCGAGGATCTGCGCGTCATCGCGACGGAGCGTTCCGATGGCTAG